Proteins from one Panicum virgatum strain AP13 chromosome 7K, P.virgatum_v5, whole genome shotgun sequence genomic window:
- the LOC120640487 gene encoding oligoribonuclease-like isoform X3 yields the protein MGPDLVIRQSKECLDGMNEWCQVHHVASGLAEQVLKSEISEHDAEKRVLDFIKRYIGSATPLIAGNSVYMDLLFLKKYMPQLAGIFSHVIVDVSSITALCSRWFPKGTSTKF from the exons ATG GGTCCAGACTTGGTTATAAGACAGAGTAAGGAATGTTTAGATGGCATGAATGAATGGTGTCAAGTCCATCATGTGGCAAGTG GACTGGCAGAACAAGTACTAAAGAGTGAGATTTCTGAGCATGATGCAGAGAAACGA GTGTTAGACTTTATTAAGAGGTATATAGGTTCTGCTACTCCATTGATAGCTGGGAATTCCGTCTATATggatttactatttttgaaG AAGTATATGCCACAACTTGCAGGCATATTCTCTCATGTGATAGTTGATGTGAGCAGTATAACAGCATTGTGCAGCCGCTGGTTCCCGAAAG